The proteins below come from a single Myripristis murdjan chromosome 10, fMyrMur1.1, whole genome shotgun sequence genomic window:
- the LOC115366986 gene encoding uncharacterized protein LOC115366986: SVTYNIAKHVANILAPLVGNTPHHIHNSLDFVNKVKGLKIEQDETMVSYDVTSLFTCIPTMEAVETVRHHLKQDNTLQDRTNLNPDQICQLLDLCLNTTYFQFNGKFYRQKHGCAMGSPVSPIVANLYMELVEHKAINSYKGTPPSHWFRYVDDTWVKIKTQEVQAFTDHINSVDKNIKFTREDVKDNHLPFLDCDVHFDEERSLHIGVYRKPTHTDQYLLFDSHHPLEHKLGVIRTLQHRADNVPTSTRAQAEEHKHLRGALKTCGYPSWAFGKARPRKNNNPDDAEEMKDKGKNIVIPYVSGVSEKLRRIFNKHQIPACFKPGNTLRQKLVHPKDRTPHNQKSNLIYAVQCSEECKDLYIGETKQPLNKRMAQHRRANSSGPVSAVYSHLEEKAHSFEDSNVKILDREDRWFERGVKEAIYVKVEKPTLNRGGGLRHHLSPIYNVALSSVPRRFNKLTSDDSQRSSFTRVSPDSDDYNASFVWL; the protein is encoded by the coding sequence tctgTAACCTACAATATTGCTAAGCATGTAGCCAACATCTTAGCTCCCTTGGTTGgtaacacaccacaccacattCATAACTCATTGGACTTTGTGAACAAAGTCAAAGGCTTAAAAATAGAACAGGATGAAACTATGGTTTCATACGATGTAACCTCCTTATTCACCTGCATTCCAACCATGGAGGCAGTGGAAACTGTGAGACATCACCTGAAACAAGATAACACCTTACAAGACAGAACAAACCTCAATCCAGACCAGATATGCCAGTTACTGGATTTGTGCCTCAACACCACATATTTCCAGTTCAACGGCAAATTTTACAGGCAAAAGCACGGTTGCGCTATGGGCTCTCCGGTATCCCCTATTGTGGCCAATTTATACATGGAATTGGTGGAACACAAGGCCATAAACTCATACAAAGGAACACCTCCAAGCCATTGGTTCAGGTATGTGGATGACACATGGGTGAAGATCAAAACCCAAGAGGTACAGGCTTTTACCGACCACATCAACTCAGTGGACAAGAACATCAAGTTCACTAGAGAAGATGTTAAAGACAACCACTTACCATTTTTGGATTGTGATGTGCACTTTGATGAGGAAAGGAGCCTCCACATTGGGGTATACAGGaaacccacccacacagaccAATACCTTCTTTTTGACTCACACCATCCACTGGAGCACAAACTGGGGGTTATCAGAACCTTGCAACACAGGGCAGATAACGTACCCACCTCCACTCGGGCCCAAGCTGAGGAACACAAACACCTTAGGGGAGCCCTGAAAACTTGTGGCTATCCGAGTTGGGCTTTTGGCAAAGCACGCCCCAGAAAGAATAACAACCCTGATGATGCTgaggaaatgaaagacaaagGCAAGAACATTGTAATTCCGTATGTGTCTGGGGTTTCAGAGAAACTCAGGAGGATTTTTAACAAACATCAAATCCCTGCATGTTTCAAACCCGGAAACACTCTAAGGCAGAAACTGGTTCACCCCAAAGACAGGACACCACACAATCAGAAGAGCAACCTGATATATGCCGTCCAATGCAGTGAGGAATGCAAGGACTTATATAttggggaaacaaaacaaccattGAACAAACGCATGGCTCAACACAGAAGGGCGAACTCCTCCGgtccagtctcagctgtctattcacatctagaggaaaaggcacactcctttgaagacagcaatgttaagattttggacagggaggatagatggtttgagagaggagtaaaagaggccatatatgtgaaagtggaaaaaccaaccctcaacaggggagggggtctgcGGCACCACCTATCTCCAATCtataat
- the LOC115366985 gene encoding uncharacterized protein LOC115366985 yields SVTYNIAKHVANILAPLVGNTPHHIHNSLDFVNKVKGLKIEQDETMVSYDVTSLFTCIPTMEAVETVRHHLKQDNTLQDRTNLNPDQICQLLDLCLNTTYFQFNGKFYRQKHGCAMGSPVSPIVANLYMELVEHKAINSYKGTPPSHWFRYVDDTWVKIKTQEVQAFTDHINSVDKNIKFTREDVKDNHLPFLDCDVHFDEERSLHIGVYRKPTHTDQYLLFDSHHPLEHKLGVIRTLQHRADNVPTSTRAQAEEHKHLRGALKTCGYPSWAFGKARPRKNNNPDDAEEMKDKGKNIVIPYVSGVSEKLRRIFNKHQIPACFKPGNTLRQKLVHPKDRTPHNQKSNLIYAVQCSEECKDLYIGETKQPLNKRMAQHRRANSSGPVSAVYSHLEEKAHSFEDSNVKILDREDRWFERGVKEAIYVKVEKPTLNRGGGLRHHLSPIYNVALSSVPRRFNKLTSDDSQRSSFTRVSPDSDDCGPSGICVHAQRPSPQPGSAAAGRCLTLDPQTSRRQGVSPHNFLLA; encoded by the coding sequence TCTGTAACCTACAATATTGCTAAGCATGTAGCCAACATCTTAGCTCCCTTGGTTGgtaacacaccacaccacattCATAACTCATTGGACTTTGTGAACAAAGTCAAAGGCTTAAAAATAGAACAGGATGAAACTATGGTTTCATACGATGTAACCTCCTTATTCACCTGCATTCCAACCATGGAGGCAGTGGAAACTGTGAGACATCACCTGAAACAAGATAACACCTTACAAGACAGAACAAACCTCAATCCAGACCAGATATGCCAGTTACTGGATTTGTGCCTCAACACCACATATTTCCAGTTCAACGGCAAATTTTACAGGCAAAAGCACGGTTGCGCTATGGGCTCTCCGGTATCCCCTATTGTGGCCAATTTATACATGGAATTGGTGGAACACAAGGCCATAAACTCATACAAAGGAACACCTCCAAGCCATTGGTTCAGGTATGTGGATGACACATGGGTGAAGATCAAAACCCAAGAGGTACAGGCTTTTACCGACCACATCAACTCAGTGGACAAGAACATCAAGTTCACTAGAGAAGATGTTAAAGACAACCACTTACCATTTTTGGATTGTGATGTGCACTTTGATGAGGAAAGGAGCCTCCACATTGGGGTATACAGGaaacccacccacacagaccAATACCTTCTTTTTGACTCACACCATCCACTGGAGCACAAACTGGGGGTTATCAGAACCTTGCAACACAGGGCAGATAACGTACCCACCTCCACTCGGGCCCAAGCTGAGGAACACAAACACCTTAGGGGAGCCCTGAAAACTTGTGGCTATCCGAGTTGGGCTTTTGGCAAAGCACGCCCCAGAAAGAATAACAACCCTGATGATGCTgaggaaatgaaagacaaagGCAAGAACATTGTAATTCCGTATGTGTCTGGGGTTTCAGAGAAACTCAGGAGGATTTTTAACAAACATCAAATCCCTGCATGTTTCAAACCCGGAAACACTCTAAGGCAGAAACTGGTTCACCCCAAAGACAGGACACCACACAATCAGAAGAGCAACCTGATATATGCCGTCCAATGCAGTGAGGAATGCAAGGACTTATATAttggggaaacaaaacaaccattGAACAAACGCATGGCTCAACACAGAAGGGCAAACTCCTCCGgtccagtctcagctgtctattcacatctagaggaaaaggcacactcctttgaagacagcaatgttaagattttggacagggaggatagatggtttgagagaggagtaaaagaggccatatatgtgaaagtggaaaaaccaaccctcaacaggggagggggtctgcGGCACCACCTATCTCCAATCtataatgttgccctttcatcGGTACCCAGGAGGTTCAACAAATTAACCTCAGACGACTCTCAACGATCGTCGTTCACCAGGgtttcacctgactctgacgact